A window from Nitrospira sp. ND1 encodes these proteins:
- a CDS encoding tRNA-dihydrouridine synthase gives MSFWATLPQPILGLAPMDGVTDAAFRRVVASQGRPDITFTEFTNVNEICRGPDHLLDSLIYSEAERPIVAQLYGKDPDQFYRAAQVVCELGFDGLDINMGCPSKSVAASGSGAALIKTPDLAHAIVRAARQGLEDWAGGQSIHSQGFKPSRIEFIHTLNHSRSGVPVVPRRLLPLSIKTRLGFDCVVVERWVEHLLAARPAAITLHGRTLQQMYRGAADWSAIAEAAKLAHGTGTLMLGNGDLNTLVDAIRRAAESKVQGVLVGRGTLGSPWFFREKEQARRAFSERDDLSTLPATAWEPPVSVSHRMQVMLDHARQYEAIAGLERFRSVRKHLGWYCKGFPHAAAMRGKMFGASNVQDVERIVAEFCQELMQAERDASAPTPLAAQPSSVSAA, from the coding sequence ATGAGTTTCTGGGCGACGCTGCCACAGCCTATTCTCGGATTGGCGCCGATGGATGGAGTAACCGATGCCGCCTTCCGGCGCGTGGTGGCCTCGCAGGGGCGACCGGACATCACCTTCACTGAGTTCACCAACGTCAATGAGATTTGTCGCGGACCGGACCATCTGCTGGACTCGTTGATTTACAGCGAGGCAGAACGGCCGATTGTTGCGCAGCTCTACGGCAAGGACCCGGATCAGTTTTATCGCGCGGCGCAGGTAGTCTGCGAACTGGGGTTCGACGGGCTCGATATCAATATGGGCTGTCCTTCGAAGAGTGTCGCGGCGTCAGGATCTGGCGCAGCGTTGATCAAGACGCCCGATCTGGCCCATGCCATCGTGCGCGCCGCCCGGCAGGGTTTGGAAGATTGGGCCGGCGGTCAATCGATTCACAGTCAGGGATTTAAACCCTCCCGCATTGAGTTTATTCATACGCTGAACCATAGCCGTTCCGGTGTGCCGGTCGTGCCGCGTCGGCTCCTACCGCTGTCCATCAAAACGCGACTGGGGTTTGATTGTGTGGTGGTCGAACGTTGGGTCGAACATTTGCTGGCGGCCCGTCCGGCGGCCATCACCCTGCACGGCCGGACGTTGCAGCAGATGTACCGGGGGGCGGCTGACTGGTCCGCCATTGCCGAAGCCGCCAAGCTGGCCCATGGTACCGGCACGCTGATGCTGGGAAACGGCGATCTCAATACCTTGGTCGATGCGATTCGACGCGCGGCTGAAAGCAAGGTGCAGGGCGTGTTGGTCGGGCGCGGTACGTTGGGCTCGCCCTGGTTCTTCCGCGAGAAAGAGCAGGCGCGGCGGGCGTTCAGCGAGCGGGATGACTTGTCCACATTGCCCGCCACGGCTTGGGAGCCGCCGGTCTCAGTGAGCCATCGCATGCAGGTCATGCTCGACCACGCCAGGCAGTATGAAGCGATTGCGGGGCTGGAACGGTTCCGGTCCGTCCGAAAGCATCTGGGCTGGTACTGCAAAGGATTTCCCCATGCTGCGGCGATGCGGGGCAAGATGTTCGGAGCGTCCAACGTGCAGGATGTCGAACGCATCGTGGCCGAGTTTTGCCAGGAGCTCATGCAGGCAGAGCGAGACGCGTCTGCTCCCACTCCGCTTGCGGCACAGCCCTCTTCCGTCTCCGCCGCGTAA
- a CDS encoding nucleoside triphosphate pyrophosphatase, whose protein sequence is MRLILASTSPRRKELLTLLGVRFDIVAPPFVEQVAPNRSAEQQAVEFAVGKAKSCIELFPDALILGSDTLISLGSEVLGKPADLADAESMLRRMAGQMHKIFTAVALAGSGTESCEVQVAEVSVTMKPLNEEALAAYLRTGDSLGKAGAYSIQGGGAALIERIEGDYTAAVGLPLRMVAEMLRKRGMSCPVDVDQLYVHKPYPNWNRFNS, encoded by the coding sequence ATGCGTTTGATTCTCGCCTCCACCTCGCCAAGACGGAAGGAATTGCTGACCCTCCTGGGGGTGCGCTTCGACATTGTGGCCCCGCCGTTTGTCGAACAGGTGGCGCCGAATAGGTCCGCCGAGCAGCAGGCGGTAGAATTCGCGGTAGGCAAGGCCAAATCCTGCATCGAGCTGTTCCCCGATGCGCTCATCCTCGGCAGCGACACCCTGATCAGCCTTGGCTCGGAGGTGCTGGGAAAGCCGGCCGATTTGGCCGATGCTGAATCCATGCTCAGGCGTATGGCCGGACAGATGCACAAGATTTTCACTGCGGTTGCACTGGCGGGATCCGGCACTGAGTCCTGCGAGGTTCAGGTCGCCGAGGTATCGGTCACGATGAAACCCTTGAATGAAGAGGCCTTGGCCGCCTACCTGCGGACGGGGGACAGTCTGGGCAAGGCCGGCGCCTATTCCATTCAGGGTGGAGGTGCCGCACTGATCGAGCGGATCGAGGGCGATTACACGGCGGCCGTGGGATTGCCCCTTCGCATGGTCGCCGAGATGTTGCGCAAGCGTGGCATGTCCTGTCCGGTCGATGTCGATCAACTCTATGTTCACAAGCCCTATCCCAACTGGAATCGGTTCAATTCCTAG
- the pdhA gene encoding pyruvate dehydrogenase (acetyl-transferring) E1 component subunit alpha, which yields MDRDDLLSLYRQMLLIRRFEEKSAEMYALAKIAGFLHLYIGEEAIAVGAIAALRPDDYAISAYRDHGHCLARGSDPGKVMAELFGKATGLCQGKGGSMHLVDLAHRFMGGYAIVGGHIPLATGLAFATKYQKQDLVTVCFFGEGAVPSGQAHEAFNLAALWKLPVIFICENNRYGMGTPVHRAVALYENVAEAARSYGIMAERVDGMDVLAVRALMRTVVDQVRAGHGPFFIEAMTYRFMGHSMADPSHGHYRSKDEVEEHRKRDPLVLLKHQILSLAFCSEADFKPIEQEVGDIVASAVRFADESPFPDPASLHTDVMAED from the coding sequence ATGGACAGGGACGATCTGCTTTCCCTCTATCGTCAGATGTTGCTGATTCGCCGGTTTGAAGAAAAATCGGCGGAGATGTATGCGCTCGCCAAGATCGCCGGGTTTCTCCATCTCTACATCGGCGAAGAGGCGATTGCCGTCGGGGCCATCGCCGCGCTGAGGCCGGACGATTATGCGATCAGTGCCTATCGCGACCATGGACATTGTCTGGCCCGCGGCTCTGATCCCGGTAAGGTGATGGCCGAACTCTTCGGCAAAGCAACCGGGTTGTGCCAGGGCAAGGGCGGCTCTATGCATCTGGTGGACCTCGCGCACCGGTTCATGGGCGGTTACGCCATCGTCGGCGGGCACATTCCGTTGGCCACAGGGTTGGCTTTCGCGACCAAGTATCAGAAGCAGGATCTGGTGACCGTCTGTTTCTTCGGCGAAGGCGCCGTGCCGAGCGGCCAGGCGCATGAAGCCTTCAATCTGGCGGCCTTGTGGAAGCTCCCCGTGATCTTCATCTGTGAAAATAATCGATACGGGATGGGCACGCCGGTGCATCGGGCCGTGGCATTGTACGAAAACGTGGCGGAGGCGGCGCGTTCCTACGGCATCATGGCCGAGCGTGTGGATGGCATGGATGTGCTCGCGGTGCGGGCACTGATGCGGACGGTCGTGGATCAGGTTCGCGCCGGGCATGGCCCGTTTTTCATCGAGGCGATGACCTATCGGTTCATGGGCCATTCGATGGCCGATCCTTCGCATGGCCATTACCGGAGCAAGGACGAGGTGGAGGAACATCGCAAGCGGGATCCGTTGGTGTTACTCAAGCACCAGATCCTGAGCCTGGCGTTCTGCAGTGAAGCCGACTTTAAGCCGATTGAGCAGGAGGTCGGCGATATCGTGGCCTCGGCGGTGAGGTTCGCCGATGAAAGCCCATTCCCCGACCCTGCGAGCTTGCATACCGACGTCATGGCGGAGGACTAG
- a CDS encoding pyruvate dehydrogenase complex E1 component subunit beta, whose translation MLLSYREALNQAMREEMRRDPRIFLIGEEVGYYQGAFKVTKGFVEEFGPQRVVDTPITEAGFTGLAIGAAMAGLQPIVELMTMNFGIVALDQIVNNAAKIRYMSGGQLSVPIVIRGPGSAAHQLGAQHSQSLEAWFCHVPGLKVVAPSTPQDAKGLLKSAIRDQNPVIFIEAQLLYGTKGEVTEGEYTIPLGQAEVKRAGADVTVVAYSKMLLVAMEAADQLSRDGLDVEVIDPRTLKPLDLDTIVTSVKKTGRLVIVEEGWRFCGLGAQIADSIYTAAFDYLDGPIVRVTGEEVPMPYSRPLEDAAIPDVPRVVAAVKSVCGAA comes from the coding sequence ATGCTGTTGTCCTACCGAGAGGCACTGAATCAGGCCATGCGCGAAGAAATGCGCCGCGATCCGCGCATCTTTTTGATCGGCGAAGAAGTGGGCTACTACCAGGGGGCCTTCAAGGTGACCAAGGGATTTGTCGAAGAGTTCGGACCGCAGCGGGTGGTGGATACGCCGATTACGGAGGCGGGTTTTACCGGCTTGGCCATCGGCGCGGCCATGGCAGGATTGCAGCCGATCGTCGAGCTGATGACCATGAATTTCGGAATCGTGGCGCTGGATCAGATCGTCAACAACGCCGCCAAGATCCGCTACATGTCGGGTGGCCAACTATCTGTTCCCATCGTGATTCGTGGCCCCGGCAGTGCAGCGCATCAACTGGGGGCGCAACATTCGCAAAGCCTCGAAGCCTGGTTTTGCCATGTGCCGGGGTTGAAGGTCGTCGCGCCGTCGACGCCACAGGATGCGAAGGGGCTGTTGAAGAGCGCGATCCGCGACCAGAATCCCGTGATCTTTATCGAAGCGCAACTGCTCTACGGCACGAAGGGCGAAGTGACGGAAGGGGAGTACACGATTCCCTTAGGTCAGGCCGAGGTGAAGCGCGCGGGGGCGGATGTGACCGTCGTGGCCTATTCCAAGATGTTGCTGGTAGCGATGGAGGCAGCGGATCAGCTGAGTCGTGACGGGCTCGATGTCGAGGTGATCGACCCGCGCACGCTCAAGCCCTTGGACCTCGACACGATAGTCACCTCGGTCAAAAAGACCGGGCGCCTGGTGATCGTCGAGGAAGGTTGGCGCTTTTGCGGACTGGGCGCGCAGATTGCCGACAGCATCTACACGGCGGCGTTCGATTACCTGGACGGCCCCATCGTTCGCGTGACCGGCGAGGAGGTGCCGATGCCGTATAGCCGTCCGCTGGAAGATGCCGCCATTCCGGATGTGCCGCGTGTGGTCGCTGCCGTCAAATCAGTCTGTGGTGCAGCATGA
- a CDS encoding dihydrolipoamide acetyltransferase family protein — protein MASRVVMPKLTDTMEEGVLLAWKKREGDQVHAGEVIAEIETDKAVMDLEAFAPGILRKILVRDGETVQSGTLIAVIAESDEDIASALSDGVTAAPSIGNGAKTGAAPGVAPAPTAAARPEGARPFASPRAKALASERGIDLSALTGSGPGGRIVEEDVMQATAQPAQALPAGTDQPLSQMRKAIARATVQSKAPVPHFYLTVEIDMEQAERVRDQFKQSRQTHPSITDLLIKASALALCRHPEINVSFAGDAIRRFEQIDIGVAVGMEDGLITPVVRDCGAKTLAEISVEAKSLIERARQKRLQPNEYTGATFAISNLGMFDVDNFIALLMPPQAASIAVGAIRDAPVVTKGIVTAGRRMKVTLSCDHRALDGLMGAQFLKEFKRVLEHPQELVAPVVKP, from the coding sequence ATGGCTAGTCGCGTCGTCATGCCCAAACTGACGGATACGATGGAAGAGGGAGTGCTGCTGGCCTGGAAGAAGCGCGAAGGTGATCAGGTGCATGCAGGCGAAGTGATCGCGGAGATCGAAACCGACAAAGCCGTCATGGATCTGGAAGCCTTTGCTCCCGGCATCCTGCGCAAGATTCTCGTGCGAGATGGGGAAACGGTGCAATCCGGCACGTTGATCGCGGTCATCGCCGAGTCTGATGAAGACATTGCCTCGGCCTTGTCAGACGGTGTGACGGCGGCGCCGTCGATCGGCAATGGTGCCAAAACCGGCGCCGCGCCGGGAGTGGCCCCTGCCCCAACTGCAGCGGCGCGTCCGGAGGGTGCGCGTCCATTCGCCTCTCCGCGAGCGAAAGCCCTGGCTTCTGAACGGGGCATCGATCTTTCCGCCCTTACGGGCAGCGGTCCTGGCGGGCGAATTGTCGAAGAGGATGTGATGCAGGCGACCGCTCAGCCTGCGCAGGCATTGCCTGCCGGAACGGATCAGCCGTTGAGCCAGATGCGAAAAGCCATCGCCAGGGCGACGGTGCAGAGCAAGGCGCCGGTCCCCCATTTTTATCTGACCGTCGAAATCGACATGGAGCAGGCGGAGCGGGTCCGCGATCAATTCAAGCAGAGTCGTCAGACCCATCCGTCCATCACCGATTTGCTCATCAAAGCATCGGCGCTGGCGTTGTGTCGGCACCCGGAGATCAACGTCTCCTTTGCCGGCGACGCGATCAGACGGTTCGAGCAGATTGATATCGGGGTAGCCGTCGGCATGGAGGATGGTTTGATTACGCCGGTGGTTCGAGACTGCGGGGCGAAAACGCTGGCCGAGATTTCGGTAGAAGCCAAGTCGCTGATCGAACGGGCCAGGCAGAAGCGCCTGCAGCCGAACGAATATACGGGAGCGACCTTTGCCATCTCGAATCTGGGCATGTTCGACGTAGACAACTTCATTGCCCTGCTCATGCCGCCGCAGGCTGCTTCGATCGCCGTGGGTGCGATTCGGGATGCACCGGTCGTGACCAAGGGGATTGTGACGGCCGGGCGGCGGATGAAGGTCACGCTGTCGTGCGATCATCGGGCGTTGGATGGATTGATGGGTGCGCAGTTTCTAAAAGAGTTCAAACGTGTGTTGGAACATCCGCAGGAACTGGTGGCTCCGGTGGTAAAACCATGA
- the lipA gene encoding lipoyl synthase: protein MSFIHIDPRPTAEENQPSAVSPQPSAAQPRRLPPWFKVKLQTGPDYHDIRKTMDRLNLHTICEEARCPNMWECWNARTATFLILGDICTRRCHYCSVATGRPHEVDREEPLRVAEAVQALNLRHAVITSVNRDELDDGGASVFAETIRHIRRLIPSCTIEVLIPDFEGNEAALALVAVEKPDILNHNIETVRRLFPSIRPQGKYQRSIELLDRAKQMGMTTKSGLIVGMGETTDEAREVMRDLRSVECDIMTIGQYLQPTKEHLSVARFYHPDEFAVLKEEGLALGFRHVESGPLVRSSYHAEQQVAGC from the coding sequence ATGAGCTTCATTCACATCGACCCTCGGCCGACTGCTGAAGAAAATCAGCCATCAGCCGTTAGCCCTCAGCCTTCGGCTGCTCAGCCACGCCGGCTGCCGCCCTGGTTCAAGGTCAAGCTTCAGACCGGTCCGGATTATCACGACATTCGCAAGACCATGGACCGGCTCAACCTCCACACGATCTGCGAGGAGGCGCGTTGTCCGAACATGTGGGAATGTTGGAACGCCCGCACGGCGACCTTTCTGATCCTCGGCGACATCTGCACGAGGCGTTGTCACTACTGCTCGGTCGCTACCGGTCGGCCGCATGAAGTGGATCGCGAGGAACCGTTGCGCGTGGCGGAGGCGGTCCAGGCCCTCAACTTGAGACATGCCGTGATTACGTCGGTGAATCGCGATGAACTGGACGATGGCGGCGCCTCCGTGTTTGCCGAAACCATCCGCCACATCCGGCGATTGATTCCCAGTTGCACGATCGAAGTGCTCATTCCGGACTTTGAGGGGAACGAAGCGGCGCTGGCCCTTGTCGCAGTTGAGAAGCCGGACATTCTGAATCACAATATCGAAACGGTGCGGCGATTGTTTCCGTCGATCCGGCCGCAGGGGAAATATCAGCGGTCGATTGAATTGCTGGACCGGGCCAAGCAGATGGGCATGACAACCAAGTCGGGATTAATCGTCGGCATGGGCGAAACGACGGATGAGGCGCGCGAAGTCATGCGTGATCTGCGTTCGGTTGAATGCGACATCATGACCATCGGCCAGTACCTGCAACCGACGAAGGAACATCTCTCCGTGGCGCGTTTCTACCACCCCGACGAATTCGCCGTGCTGAAAGAGGAAGGCCTCGCCCTCGGTTTTCGTCACGTCGAATCGGGACCGCTGGTTCGTAGTTCCTACCATGCGGAACAACAAGTGGCAGGATGTTGA
- a CDS encoding ABC transporter permease, whose protein sequence is MSFLWLTIQSALRVLRRNPLRAGLTMLGIVIGVGAVVGMVSLGQGATASVQREIASLGTNVLIIIPGATTTGGVRGGLGSVSTLTVDDARDIEKRIGDISLVTYASRSVLQVVHEHKNWNTIALGTTTAFPDLRNWPVADGNFFTQADEDAAAKVVVLGKTVADNLFERGEEVIGAQIRVKNVPLRVIGILSSKGQSLSGQDQDDIVVLPFTTAERKVLGTKFLGTVGIIMVATQHRYSIPAAVEEIKELLRARHRIHPAEENDFTIRTMEDVAKTVAGASRTMMVMLLSIASISLVVGGIGIMNILLVSVTERTREIGIRMAVGAKRAHILLQFLVEAIILTAIGGVAGVIFGIAGARLLTRLIGWPTIISSQAVAVAFLFSLAVGIFFGLYPANKASRMNPIDALHYE, encoded by the coding sequence ATGAGTTTTCTCTGGCTGACCATTCAATCCGCCCTGCGTGTGCTGCGGCGTAATCCGCTACGCGCAGGATTGACCATGCTCGGCATTGTCATCGGCGTCGGCGCCGTCGTCGGCATGGTGAGTCTCGGGCAGGGCGCGACCGCCTCGGTCCAGCGTGAAATCGCCAGCCTCGGTACCAATGTGCTCATTATCATCCCCGGCGCCACCACGACGGGCGGCGTCCGCGGCGGACTCGGCTCGGTCTCGACCCTCACCGTGGACGATGCGCGCGACATCGAAAAACGCATCGGCGATATCAGCCTCGTCACCTATGCCTCTCGATCGGTCCTCCAAGTGGTCCACGAACATAAAAATTGGAACACCATCGCGCTCGGCACCACCACCGCCTTCCCGGATCTTCGCAACTGGCCGGTAGCCGACGGCAATTTCTTCACCCAGGCAGATGAGGACGCCGCCGCCAAAGTCGTGGTGCTCGGAAAAACCGTCGCGGACAACCTATTCGAACGCGGGGAAGAGGTGATCGGGGCGCAGATCCGGGTCAAGAATGTGCCGCTGCGTGTGATCGGCATTCTTTCCTCCAAGGGCCAATCCCTCTCCGGACAGGACCAGGACGACATCGTCGTCCTGCCGTTCACGACCGCAGAGCGAAAAGTCCTCGGAACAAAGTTCCTCGGAACGGTCGGCATCATCATGGTCGCCACCCAGCACCGCTACAGCATCCCGGCTGCCGTGGAGGAGATTAAAGAACTCCTGCGCGCACGACACCGGATTCACCCGGCCGAAGAGAACGACTTCACGATCCGCACCATGGAGGATGTCGCCAAAACTGTGGCCGGAGCCAGCCGGACCATGATGGTGATGCTGCTCAGCATCGCTTCCATTTCGCTTGTGGTCGGCGGCATTGGAATCATGAATATTTTGCTGGTCTCAGTGACGGAACGCACCAGGGAGATCGGCATCCGCATGGCCGTCGGCGCCAAACGCGCCCACATTCTGCTGCAGTTTCTGGTTGAGGCGATCATCCTTACGGCGATCGGCGGGGTGGCCGGGGTAATATTCGGGATCGCCGGCGCGCGGCTCCTCACTCGCCTCATCGGCTGGCCCACGATCATCTCGTCGCAAGCAGTGGCCGTGGCCTTCCTCTTCTCTCTCGCCGTGGGCATCTTCTTCGGCCTCTATCCGGCCAACAAAGCCTCGCGGATGAATCCCATCGACGCGCTGCATTATGAGTAG
- a CDS encoding efflux RND transporter periplasmic adaptor subunit: MESDHSKQDPRPTTRPAPVVLAPVPVVQGQGHAQVPVRVGAGPLPGRKRRIPLLLAAVGLLAILALGLWHWWSNDPVAGHYKTLPVDRGPITSLVTATGAVSPVISVQVGSQVSGKIAKLYADFNSIVREGQVLASIDQKPYQAKVSQAKAALNSAKATLAKARNMLAQRTLELDRMAALREQQFVAQSDLDLSRTNYRDAEAQVDLSQAQVDQAKATLSSAELDLGYTTIISPVNGTVVSRNVEEGQTVVASFQTPTLFVIAQDLTRMQVIANVSESDIGGVSEGTSADFRVDAYPREFFHGVVTQVRNAPVSIQNVVTYDVIISVENPELKLKPGMTANITIVTARNEDALRAPNAALRFRMPGVPVDRKTAQLWVLEPTGRVRAAPISTGIADSLFTEITTGEAREGDAAIVGIASAEDSAQEKLPPGFEFGPKMR, from the coding sequence ATGGAGTCAGATCACTCGAAACAGGATCCGCGGCCGACCACCCGTCCGGCACCGGTCGTGCTGGCTCCCGTTCCGGTAGTGCAAGGTCAGGGCCATGCTCAGGTGCCTGTCAGAGTCGGCGCCGGCCCCCTTCCTGGCAGAAAGCGACGGATACCGCTTCTACTCGCGGCGGTGGGGCTTCTGGCGATCCTGGCTCTCGGATTGTGGCATTGGTGGTCCAATGACCCGGTTGCCGGTCACTATAAGACCCTCCCCGTCGATCGTGGCCCGATCACCTCACTGGTCACAGCCACGGGAGCCGTGAGCCCCGTCATCTCCGTGCAGGTCGGCAGTCAGGTCTCCGGAAAGATCGCGAAACTTTACGCCGACTTTAACTCCATCGTGCGGGAAGGCCAGGTCCTCGCCTCCATCGACCAGAAACCCTATCAAGCCAAGGTCAGCCAGGCCAAAGCCGCACTCAATAGCGCCAAAGCCACATTAGCCAAAGCCCGGAACATGCTCGCACAGAGAACACTCGAACTCGATCGCATGGCTGCGTTGCGGGAGCAACAATTCGTCGCCCAGTCGGATCTGGATCTGTCGAGAACCAACTATCGCGATGCCGAAGCACAGGTGGATCTGTCTCAGGCACAGGTTGACCAAGCCAAGGCCACCCTGTCGTCTGCGGAATTGGACCTGGGTTACACCACCATTATTTCGCCAGTCAACGGCACCGTCGTCTCCCGTAACGTGGAGGAAGGGCAGACTGTCGTCGCCAGCTTTCAAACCCCGACCCTCTTCGTGATCGCCCAGGACCTCACCCGCATGCAGGTCATCGCCAATGTCAGCGAATCGGATATCGGCGGCGTCAGCGAGGGCACCTCAGCCGACTTTCGAGTGGATGCGTACCCGCGTGAGTTTTTTCACGGGGTCGTGACGCAGGTCCGGAACGCTCCGGTCAGCATCCAGAATGTGGTCACCTACGACGTGATCATCTCCGTCGAAAACCCCGAGCTCAAACTCAAACCCGGCATGACGGCCAACATCACCATCGTGACGGCGCGCAACGAAGATGCGCTCCGCGCCCCCAACGCGGCCTTACGATTTCGTATGCCCGGCGTGCCGGTGGATCGCAAAACGGCGCAGCTTTGGGTGCTGGAGCCAACAGGTCGTGTGCGGGCGGCACCGATCAGCACAGGTATTGCCGACTCGCTGTTCACAGAAATTACGACCGGCGAGGCGCGCGAGGGCGATGCCGCCATCGTGGGGATTGCGTCGGCGGAAGACAGCGCCCAAGAAAAACTCCCGCCTGGCTTTGAGTTCGGGCCGAAAATGCGGTGA